The Quadrisphaera sp. RL12-1S genome segment CCTGCTCGCGGCCGGTGGCGGTCAGCGTGCAGGTGGTGATGCTGCTGGCGTGGGCGATGCCCGTGCTGAGCTCGCTGCAGGTCTTCCAGTGGATGTTCGACTCCCGCTCGGGGGTGGTCGACTGGGCGCTGGTCCAGGCCGGCTTCGGCTCCATGGCGGGCTACAACTGGTTCTCCACGCCGGTGGCGTTCTTCTTCGTGGCGGGCCTGCTCGTCACGTGGATGAGCGTGCCGCTGGTGGTGTTCATGGTCTACGCCGCCGTCACCCAGATCGACACCTCCGTGCTGGAGGCGGCGGCCCTGGACGGGGCCGGCCCGGCGCAGGCGTTCCGGCACGTCATCGCCCCGTCCATTGCACCGGTGCTCGCGCTGGTGTCGCTGCTGGAGATCATCTGGGACCTGCGGGTGTTCACGCAGTTCCACGTCCTGCAGTCCAACGGGGGCATCACCGAGCAGACCAACGTGCTGGGCACGTACGTCTACCAGGTGGGCCTGGCCGGCGGGAACTACGGCGCCGCCTCCGCCGCCGCCCTCATCCTCCTGCTGCTGACCCTCGCGATCAGCGCCCGGTACATCGCCCTGCTGCTGAAGGAGCCGGCATGACCGTCGTGTCGAACCCGCCCACCTCGCCGTCCGCGGGCGGTGCCGCTCCCGGCCTGCAGGCCACCACGCCGCTGGCGGCGGTGGCCAGGGCCCGGCGCAGCCCGCGGCGCCGCGTGCTGGGCGTGCTCGCCAACGCCGTCGCCGTGGTCTTCGGGCTGGCGTGGCTGTTCCCCGTGTACTGGATGCTCAACACGGCGTTCCTCACCAACAGCCAGATCCAGCAGCGCACGCCGGTGCTCTTCCCCGTGGGGGGCACGGCCTCCCACTTCGCGCAGGTGCTCTCCTCCCCCGCGTTCTGGTCGGCGATGCGGATGAGCCTGGCCATCGCGCTCGTCGTCGTCCTCGGGGCGATGGTGTTCGGCTTCCTCGCGGCGCTCGCGCTGTCCCGCTTCCGCTTCCGCGGCCGCACGCAGCTCGTCGTCGCGGTGCTCGTCATCCAGATGATCCCCGCGGAGGCGCTGTTCATCTCCCAGTACCGGATGCTCGACGGCTGGGGTCTGCTGAACTCCGTGGCCGGCATGAGCCTGCTGTACCTGGGCGCCAACATCCCCTTCACCATCTGGATGCTCAAGGGCTTCGTGGACGGCGTCCCGGTGGAGCTGGAGGAGGCCGCCATGCTCGACGGCTGCTCCCGGATGGGCGCGTTCGTGCGCATCACGTTCCCGCTGCTGGGCTCGGGCCTCGTCGCGTCCTCGATCTTCGCCTTCCTGGCCTCCTGGAACGAGTACACCCTCGCGCTGGTGGCGCTCACCAGCGACGGCGCCCGCACGCTGCCGCTGTGGCTGACCAGCTTCAGCGGGCAGAACCAGGTCACCGACTGGGGCGCGATCATGGCGGGGTCCACGCTCATGGCGGTGCCCGTGGTGGTGCTGTTCATGACCGTGCAGAAGCGCATGGCCGCCGGCCTCACGGCGGGCGCCGTCAAGTGAGCACCCCCGCACCGCCCGCCACCGCGGCCGGGCCAGCCCCGGGTCTCTTCCCCCGCCTGGACCTGCGCGCCGGCCGCCCCGTGGTGGCGGTGGACGTGGGCGGGACCCTCACCAAGACCGCGCTGGTGGACGGCCGCGGCGAGGTGCTGGAGGTCCGCTCCGAGCCCACCGTGCTGCGCTCGGCGACCGGGCTGCTCGACCAGCTGGCCCTCGCCGTGGCCGACCTCGCCGCCGCCCACGCCGAGGGCCACCCCGACGCCGTGCCCGCCGCGGTGGGCGTGCACGTGCCGGGCCTGGTGGACGACGCGCGCGGCACGGTGCTGCTGGCCGAGAACCTCGGGCTGCGCGACGTGCCGCTGCGCGACCAGCTGGCCGCCCGCACCGGGCTCCCGGTCAGCCTGGGCAACGACGCGCGCGGCGCGGGCACCGCGGAGTTCCGCATGGGCGCTGCCCGCGGGGCGCGCACCGCCGTGGTCATCAGCATCGGCACGGGCATCGGCGGAGCCGTCTTCGTGGACGGCCGCCTGCACGACGGCGACGGCTTCGGCTGCGAGCTCGGCCACATGCCGGTGCTCGTGCCCGGGCGGCGCGCGCCCGTGGTGTGCGCCTGCGGCGGGCCGTCCTGCCTGGAGCAGTGGGCCTCGGCCGGGGGCATCGCGCGGTCGTACGCGCGGGTCACCGGCAGGCCCGCGCACGGCGCCCGGGAGGTGTTCGACGCCGCGAGGGCCGGCGACGACGACGCCGCGCGCGTGGTCGGTGACGGCCTCGACGCCCTCGCCCTGGCCGTCGCGCAGCTGGCCACCGTGCTGGCCCCGGAGGTGGTGGTCATCGCCGGCGGCCTGTCGCGCGCCGGGGCGGAGCTGTTCGACCCGCTGCACGAGCGGCTGGAGCAGCTGCTGACGTTCCACCGGCGCCCGCGCCTGGTGCCCGCGCGCTTCGGGGACGGCGCCGGCGTGATCGCCTCGGCGCTGCGCGCCGACGAGCTGCTGGAGCAGCTGGTGCTCCCGCTGCAGCAGGGTCCGTCCTCGTGAGCGGCATGATCGGTGCGGTGAGCACCGACCGCCCCGACGGGACGCGCAGGCCGGGGCCTCCCGCCGTCCTGACGCCTCCGGGCACCACGGCTCGGCCGGCGGCTCGGCCGGCAGCACGGCCAGCAGCACGGCCGGCGCGGCCCGTGCGCGACGCGGAGCTCGCCGGGGGGACCTCCTCGGCCATCCTGCGCGCCGTGGCCGGTGGCGCCGCCACCGACAGAGCGGCGCTGGCGCGCCGGCTCGGGCTGGCGCCGTCCACCGTGACCGTCAAGGTCGGCGAGCTCATCGCCGCCGGGGTGCTGGTGGAGGCGGGCGCGGCGTCCGCCACCGGCGGCCGGCCCGCGCGGGTGCTGCGGCTGACCCCGGACGGCGGCTGCATCCTCGCCGCGGAGCTGGGCCGCCACCACGCGCGGATCGCGCTGCTGGACATGTCGGGCTCGCTCGTGAGCTCCTCCGACCTGGCCCTCGACGTGGCGGCGGGTCCCGAGCCGGTGCTGGCGGACCTCGTGGCCGCGTGGACGGACCTGCGCGGGGCCATCCCCGCGGAGGCGGTGCGGGCGGTGGGCGTGGCGCTGCCCGGCCCGGTGTCCAGCCGCAGCGGCGCCGTCGACTCCCCCGCGGCCATGCCGGGCTGGCACCGCTTCGGCGTGGGGGCCCACCTGTCGGCCGAGCTCGGGCTGCCGGCGGTGGTGGAGAACGACGCCAACGCCATGGCGCTGGGCGAGTGCACCGCCCTCGGGGCCGCCGAGGCCGCCCCCGACGACGACGCTGACGAGGCGGCCCCGCCCGCGGGCGCGCCGGCCAACCTGCTGTTCGTCAAGGCCGGCTCCTCCGTGGGCTGCGGCCTGGTGCTCGACGGTCGGCTCTACCGCGGGGCGACGGCGCTGGCCGGGGACCTGGCGCACGTCGTCGTGGGGTCGACCGGCGACGCGCCCTGCAACTGCGGGAACCGGGGCTGCCTCGACACCGTGGTGGGGGGCTCGTACATCCTCGCCGACCTGCGAAGCCGGGGCATCGACGCCCGCGAGCCCCGCGACATCGCCCGGCTGGTGGGAGACGGGGACGCGGTGGCCACCACCCGCGTGCGCGCCGCGGGGCGGCTGCTGGGGCAGACGCTGTCGGCGGTGGTGAACTTCGTGAACCCCGACGCGGTGGTGCTCGGCGGCCTCATCTCGACGCTGGAGCCGTTCGTGGCGGCGGTGCGCTCGCAGCTGTACGAGAACTGCCACCCGCTGGCCACCCGCGACCTGCGGATCGCGCAGAGCGTGGCGGGTGCGGACGCCGGGGTGCTGGGCGTGGGGCAGCTGGCGCTGCGGCAGGCGCTGACGGCGCTGTGACGGTGGCGCTGGAGGTCACCGTCGACTCCCCGGCCGGTGCCCGCGCGGCCCGCGACGGCGGCGCGGACCGGGTGGAGCTGTGCTCGGCGCTGGAGCTGGGCGGGCTGACGCCGTCGCCGGGGGCGCTGGCCGCGTGCCTGGGGGTGGAGCGGGCGCTGCCCGTGCACGTGCTGGTCCGCCCGCGCCCGGGCGGCTTCACCTACGACGACGACGAGCTGGCGACGTCCCTGCGCGACGTGGAGGCGGCGGTCGCCGCGGGGGCAGCCGGGGTGGTGGTGGGCGCGCTGCGGGTGCGCGGGGGTGCCCTGGTGCTCGACGAGGCCTTCCTCGCCGAGGCGGTGTCGCGGGCCCGTGCGGTGCGCGCCGACGTCGACGTGGTGCTGCACCGCGCCGTCGACCAGCTGGCGCAGCCCTCGGCCGCGGTGGCGGTGCTGGCCCGGTGCGGCGTGGACCGGGTGCTGACCTCGGGCGGCGCGCCGCGCGCGGTCAACGGGCTCGCCGAGCTGGCGGCGGTGGCCGAGGCGGGACGGGCGGCCGGTGTGCAGGTCATGGCGGGTGCTGGCGTGCGGCCCGAGCAGGTGGCGGCGCTGGTGGCGGCCGGGGTGCACGCGGTGCACCTGTCGGCCCGCCGCCCGGTGCGCGCCGCCGGGCCGCGGGTGGCGGTCGGCGCCGCCGACGACGGAGCGCACTCCGAGACCGACCCGGCCCTGGTGGCCGCCGTCCGCGCCGCCCTCGACGCCCTCCCCTCACCGTGATCATGGGGTAGCAGGCGGGCAGGCTCGCGTCCGGTGGGCAGGTCCGGGTCCGGGTCCGGGTCCGGGGCCGGAAGCGGACGCCAGGCTCCCCAGCAGTCGCGGGAGCACCGGGGAGGCGGGGTGAGGGCCCGCCCGCGGGGGTCAGGGGTGGGTGGCGCGGTAGCGCGCCACGAGGCCCTCGGGGAGGTCCTCGCGGGTCAGGGCGAACGTGCGGTGGTCCCGCCAGGCGCCGTCGATGTGGAGGAACCCCGCGCGCAGCCCCTCGTCGCGGAACCCGAGCTTCTCCACCACCCGCAGGCTCGCGGCGTTCTCCGGGCGGATGTTCACCTCGACGCGGTGCAGCCCCACCCGCAGGCAGTGGTCCACCACCAGCGCGACCGCCCGGGGCACGATCCCGCGCCCGGCCTGGCGGCCGTCGATCCAGTAGCCGACGTGCGCGGAGCGCATGGCGCCCCACGTGATGCCGCCGACGGTGACCTGCCCGGCGAAGGCGCCGTCCACCTCGAGGGCGAACGGCATCGCCGTCCCCGACCTGCCCTGGCGGGACAGCTCCCAGACCAGGCCCGCGAAGGTGCGCACGGGCGCGGCGCCGTCGGGGTTGGTGGCCTCCCAGGGCCGCAGCCAGGCGCCGTTGGCGGCGCGGACCTCGCGCCACGCGGAGCTGTCGCGCACGCGCAGCGGGCGCAGCACCACCTCGCCGTCGTGCAGGACGGCGGGCCAGCCCGTGGTGCTCACGCCCCGCTCACCAGCGGCTCATGACCGGGGGTGGTCGCCGCCGCGGCGCTGGTCGACGGCGTGGGGAAGCACCGCCGCGAGCACCTCCACGGCGTCGCGGCAGGCCCCGGGCGAGCCGGCCACGTTGACCACCAGGGTGCTCCCGGCCATCCCGGCCAGCCCCCGGGAGAGCACCGCCGTCGGCACGCCCTGGGCCAGGCCGGCGGCGCGCAGTGCCTCGGCGATGCCGGGCACCGGCCGGTCGAGGAGGGGCGCGGTCTGCTCCGGGGTCTGGTCGTGGGGGTTCAGGCCCGTCCCGCCGGTGGTGACGACGACGTCGAAGCCGGCGGCCACCGCCGCGCGCAGGGCTTCGCCCACGGGGTCGCCGTCGCGCACCACCTGCGGGCCGTCCACCGCGAGGCCGGCGGCGCGCAGGCCCTCGACGAGCACGGGCCCGGCGGTGTCCTCGTAGACGCCCGCCGCCGCGCGGTTGCTGACGGTGACGACCAGCGCCCGGGGCGAGGGGTCAGCGGTGCCAGTCACCGGAGCGTCCCCCGCTCTTGGCGACCACCCGCACACCGGTGATCTCGGCCCGCTTGTCGAGGCCCTTGACCATGTCCACCAGCGCCAGCCCGGCCACGGCCACGGCGGTCAGCGCCTCCATCTCCACGCCGGTGCGGTCTGCCGTGCGCACGGTGGCCGTGAGCGCGACGCCCGGCCGCTGCGGGGCGGTGCTGACCTCCGCGACGACGTCGACGGCGTGCACCGCCACCGGGTGTGCCAGCGGCACCAGCTCAGGGGTGCGCTTGGCCGCCTGGACGCCCGCGATGCGGGCCACGGCGAGCGCGTCGCCCTTCGGCACGGTGCCGTCCAGGAGCGCCGCCACCACCTCGGGCGAGCAGACGACGAACCCCTCGGCGCGCGCCTCGCGCACGGTGACGTCCTTGGCGCTGACGTCGACCATGCGCGCGTTGCCGCGGGCGTCCAGGTGCGGGAAGCCCGCCGTTCCGCTCATGGGGTCACCACCGCCTCATCGTCTCCCGCGCTCGAGGAGCATGCACCGCACGACGTCCCCGGGCTCCACGGACGTGGTGTCCTCGCCGGTGACGGCCAGGGCGTTGGCCCCGGCCAGCCCGAAGACGAGGTGGGAGCCGGGGCCGCTGGCGGGGCGGACCCGGGGGCGGCCGTCGTCGTCGGTGGTGACGACGGCGCGGGTGAACTGGCGCTTGCCGGGCGGGCTCGACCAGCCCTGCGTGGCGGTGGCCACGACGGCCGGCCGGTGCAGCTCCGCCTCGCCGAGCATCCGGCGCAGCGCCGGCCGCACGAACACCTCGAAGGAGACGTAGGCGCTGACGGGGTTGCCGGGCAGGGTGAAGATCGGCACGCTGCGCCCGCCGCGGGTCAGCACGCCCAGGCCCTGCGGCATGCCGGGCTGCATGGCCACCCTGGTGAACTCCACGGTGCCGAGGCGGCTCAGCACCTCCTTGACCACGTCGTAGGCGCCGGCGCTGACGCCGCCGGAGGTGACGATGACGTCGGAGCCCTCGAGCTGGCCCTCCAGCACGGACAGGAGGCGCTGGGGGTCGTCGTCGACGATGCCCACGCGGGTGGCGCGCGCGCCGACGTCCAGGGCGGCCGCGGTCAGCGCGGTGGAGTTGGCGTCCACCACCTGCCCGAACCCCGCGGGACGGCCCGGGTCCACCAGCTCGCTGCCGGTGCTCAGCACCGACACCCGCGGCGCGGGCAGCACGCGGGCGCGCTCGCGCCCGACGGCCGCGAGCAGCGCGACGTGGCGCACCGACAGCCGCGTGCCCGCCGCCACCAGGGTGGTGCCGGGCCGGACGTCCTCCCCGGCGCGGCGCACGTGCAGGCCCTCGGGCACCGCGCGGCGCACGAGCACCGTGGCCACGCCGCCGTCGGTGTCCTCGACGGGCACCACGGCGGTGGCCCCGGGGGGCACCGGGGCGCCGGTCATGATGCGCGCGGCGGCGCCGGCCGCCAGGGGCGCGACCTCGCGCACCCCTGCCGGCAGGTCGGCCACCACGGGCAGGGAGACGGGTGCGTCAGCGCGCGCCGTGGCGACGTCGGCGTGCCGGACGGCGTACCCGTCCATGGCGGAGCCGTCGAAGGCGGGCAGCGAGGAGGTCGCGACGACGTCCTCGGCGAGCACGCAGTCGACGGCGTCCAGGAGCGGCAGCTCGACGGGGGCGAGGGGGGAGACAGCAGCCAGGCAGGCGGCCAGGTGCTCCTCGACCGAGCGCACGGCTGCTCAGGCCCCTGCGTCGTCAGTGCTGTGGGTGGGCTGCTCGGTGTCGAAGCCCGACGCGACCCACTCCGACAGCCAGGAGTTGAACTCCCCGCCGAGGTCCTCGCGGCCCGAGGCCAGGCGCACCACGGCCTTGAGGTAGTCGAGCTTGTCGCCGGTGTCGTAGCGGCGGCCGCGGAAGACCACGCCGCGCAGCCCGCCACCGGCCTCCGCCGGCATCCCGGCGAGGGTCTCGAGGGCGTCGGTCAGCTGGATCTCCCCGCCCTTGCCGGGAGCGGTCCTCTCGAGCACCTCGAAGGCGGCGGGGTGCAGCACGTACCGGCCGATCACCGCGAGGTTGCTGGGCGCGTCGGCCGGGTCCGGCTTCTCGACCATGCCCTTGAGGGTCACCACGTCGTCCTCGCCCTGCGTGGACGGGTCGTCGAGGAGCTCGGCGCAGCCGTACATGCCGACGTTCGCGCGCGGCACCTCCAGCAGCGCCACCACGGAGCCGCCGTGCTGCTGCTGCACCTCGACCAGCCGGGCGAGCAGCGGGTCGCGCTCGTCGATGAGGTCGTCGCCGAGGAGCACCGCGAAGGGCTCGTCGCCCACGTGCGCCTTGGCGGTGAGCACCGCGTGGCCCAGGCCCTTGGCCTGGTGCTGGCGGACGTAGTGCACGTCGGCGAGCTCGGTGGTCTCGTGGACCAGCGCGAGCTTCTTGTCGTCGCCCTTGGCCGCGAGGTTCTGCTCGAGCTCGGGGACGACGTCGAAGTGGTCCTCCAGCGGGCGCTTCGTGCGGCCCACCACGAGCAGCACGTCGGTCAGGCCGGCGGAGACGGCCTCCTCCACGACGTACTGGATGGCCGGCTTGTCGACGACCGGGAGCATCTCCTTGGGCGTCGACTTGGTGAAGGGCAGGAACCGCGTGCCGAGGCCGGCGGCGGGGATGACCGCCTTGCGGATCGGGCGCGTGCCAGCGGGACTCATGCTGGGAGGTTATCGGGGCGCGACGACGGGAGGCAGGATCAGCGCCCGTGGACGACCAGCAGCAGGGCCGCCCGGTGGAGACGGCCCCCCGGACGGCGGACGACCAGGCGCCCGGCAAGGCGGCGCTGCGCGCCGGCGTGCGCGCCGCCCGCCGAGCCCTCGACGACGACGAGCGCGCCGCGCTCGACGCGGCCCTTGCGCGCGCGGCGCTCGCCGACGGCTCCCCGCTGGCGGCGCTCGCGCCGGGCGCCGTGGTGGCCCTGTACGACTCCCGCCCCACCGAGCCGGGCACGCGCGCGCTGCGGGCGGCGCTGGCCGCGCGGGGCGCCGTCGTCGTCCTCCCGGTGGTGGTGGGCGCGGCCCCGCTGGCGTGGGTGGTCGACGCCCCGGGCGCGCCCGCCCGTCCGGAGGGGCTGGCGGGGGCGGCGGCGGTGCTGCTGCCCGCGCTGGCCGTGGACGGCAGCGGGTCGCGCCTGGGCCAGGGCGGCGGCCACTACGACCGGACGCTGGCGCTGCTGCCGCCCGAGGGCTCCCCCGGCAGGCCGCTGCTGGCCGCGGTGGTCCGCGAGCCGGAGGTGCTGGCCGCGGGTGAGCTGCCCCGCGAGCCCCACGACGTCCGCGTCGACGCCGCCCTGACCCCCGCCGGCTGGACCGCCCTGCGCTGACCTCGCGCGGCGGATGTGGGCTGATCCACGCGTCGGGAGGGCGCCGCGCCGGTACCGTGCGCCCCACCCCCACCTCGCGCGCCGCCCGGCCGCCGCCGGAACCTCGACGGGAGGCCCCGCATGACGGTCGACGACCTCAACGTCGCGGTGCTCGTCGGCGCGCTGGTGCTGGTGGTGGCGGTCTTCGCGGTGCGCCTCTCGGTCGGCACCGGCACCCCGTCGCTGCTGCTGTACCTCGCCCTCGGCGTGGCGCTCGGCGAGGACGGGCTGGGCATCCAGTTCGACGACTACGACCTCACGCAGGTGCTGGGGTACGGCGCGCTGGTCATGATCCTCGCCGAGGGCGGCCTGACCACGCGGTGGGCCTCGATCCGGCAGGCGATCGCCCCGGCGGCGCTGCTGGCGACGCTCGGCACCGCGGTCTCGGTGGTGGTGGTGGGCGCCGTGGCGCACTGGGCGCTCGGCGTCGACTGGGCCACCGGGATGCTGCTCGGCGCCGTCGTCTCCTCCACCGACGCGGCAGCGGTGTTCTCGGTGCTCCGGCGCGCTCCGCTGCCGCACCGCCTGGGGGGCCTGCTCGAGGCGGAGTCGGGGTTCAACGACGCGCCCGTCGTCATCGCCGTGGTCTCCCTGACCTCCGTGCTGGGCGGGGAGTCCTCCCACGGCTGGGGCTTCCTGGTGTTCGAGGCGGGGGCCGAGCTGGTGGGCGGCGCCGCGATCGGGCTGGCGCTGGGCTGGCTGGGCGCGCTGGGCCTGCGGCGCGTGGCGCTGCCCGCCTCGGGCCTGTACCCGATCACCGTGCTGGCGGTCTGCGCGCTCGCCTACGGGCTGAGCGCCGAGGTGCACACCTCCGGCTTCATCGCCGTCTACCTCGCGGGCCTGGTGCTGGGCAACGCCGAGCTGCCGCACCGCCCCGCCACCCGCGGCTTCGCCGAGGGCGTGGGCTGGCTGGCGCAGATCGGGCTGTTCGTGCTGCTGGGGCTGCTGGTCTCGCCCTCCGACATCCCCGGGCAGGTGGTGCCCGCGCTCGTGGTGGGGTTCGCCCTGCTGCTGGTGGCGCGGCCGCTGTCGGTGCTGGTCTCGGTGTCGTGGTTCAAGGTGCCCGTCCGCGACCAGGTGCTGCTCAGCTGGGGCGGCCTGCGCGGCGCGGTGCCCATCGTGCTGGCCACGGTGCCCGCCGCGGCCGGCGTGCCCGGCACCGAGGGCGTGGTGGAGATGGTGTTCGTGCTGGTGGTGGCCTTCACCCTGGTGCAGGCGCCGACCCTGCCGTGGGTGGCGCGGCGCCTGGGCATCAGCGAGCCGGCCGTGCGGGACCTCGAGGTGGAGTCGAGCCCGCTGGAGGAGATCGGCGCCGACGTGCTGCAGGTCAAGGTGGGCCCGGGCTCGCACCTGCACGGCCTGGAGGTCTTCGAGCTGCGCCTGCCCGAGGGCGCCGAGGTCTCCCTGCTCGTGCGCGACGGCCGGGCCCGCGTCCCCACCCGCACCACCACCCTGCAGCGCGGCGACGACCTGCTGGTGGTCGCCGTCTCCGGGGTGCGCGAGCTCACCGAGGAGCGGCTGTTCGCGCTGTCCGAGCGCGGCAGGCTGGCGGGCTGGACGACGCCGGGGGCCACCCGGGTGCCGGAGCTGCGACCGGCGCCCGGCCGCGACCGTACAGTGCCGCAGCGTGACTCCCAGCGCTGACGACGACGGCGACAGGTCCCCCGCCGGCGGCGCCGCGGACCTGGACGGGCTCGTCGCCGGCGTGGGCGCCCGGGTCCGGGCCCTGCGCTCGCAGCGGGGCCTGACGCTGTCCGAGCTGGCCGACGCGACCGGGCTGAGCGCCTCGATGGTCTCGACCGTGGAGAGGGGGCGCACCGCGCCCTCCCTGGGGACGCTGGCGCGCCTCGCGCAGGGCCTGGGCGTGAGCGTGGCGTCGCTGTTCGCGGCCGCTCCCGGCGAGGGGTCGCCCGTCCTGCGGGCGGCCGACCAGATCGTGGACACCACACCGGGCGGGCTGGTGCGCCGGCTCGCCGTCTTCCAGCCCGACAACGACGTCGAGGTCTACGTGGACGAGTACCCGCCCGGCACCAGCCACGCCGCGCGCCCCTCCCAGCACCCGGGCCAGGAGTACGGGGTGCTGCTGGAGGGGTCGCTGGAGGTCGAGCTCGGCGACGAGGTCCACCTCGTGGAGGAGGGGGACGCCGTCCACTACGAGGCCAAGCAGGCGCACCTCATCCGCAACACCGGTGGCACCCCGGCGCGCGCCGTGTGGGTCAACGTCCGCCGCCTCTGACCCGCCCCGGCCCGCCCCGGCCCGCCCCACGCGGGCCGAGGGGAGGAGCCGGTAACGCCGCCGTAACCGGCGCAGGGGTCGCGGGCAACACCGGAGCAACAACCGGGTTGTAGGAATTGCACTGTCAGCGAAGTCGAACGACTCGCTCCCGCACTCCGACGACCCGAGGTGGCCCCATGCCCGCCCCCGCCCCCGTGCTCTCCATCGGCCCCGAGGACCGGCTCCCCGCCGGCAGGACGGCGCTCTTCGGCGTCCAGCACCTCCTGGCCCTCACCGGCATCTTCATCTTCCCGGTGCTCCTGGGCGCCGCCCTGCACCTGCAGACCGCGCAGGTGGCCCAGATCGTCCAGGCGTGCTTCCTGCTGACGGGCGTCGTCACCCTGCTGCAGTCGAGCCGCCTGCTCCGGCTGCCCGTCGTGCAGGGCCCGACGGCGGCGTTCTTCGTGGCGCTCATGACCTCGGGCGCCACCTACGGCCTCGGCACGGCCTTCGGGTCCATGGTGGTCGCAGGCCTCGTCTTCATGGCCCTGACCGTCCCGCTCGGCAGGCTCGGGGTCTTCGGCCACGTGTCGCGCGTGGCCACGCACCCGGTGGTGTTCGGCTCCCTGTTCGTGATCATCGGCGCCCAGCTCGCCGCCATCGGGCTGCCCAACTGGTTCGGCGTGCCCGGCACGCCCGCCTTCGG includes the following:
- a CDS encoding 5-formyltetrahydrofolate cyclo-ligase, with translation MDDQQQGRPVETAPRTADDQAPGKAALRAGVRAARRALDDDERAALDAALARAALADGSPLAALAPGAVVALYDSRPTEPGTRALRAALAARGAVVVLPVVVGAAPLAWVVDAPGAPARPEGLAGAAAVLLPALAVDGSGSRLGQGGGHYDRTLALLPPEGSPGRPLLAAVVREPEVLAAGELPREPHDVRVDAALTPAGWTALR
- a CDS encoding potassium/proton antiporter, encoding MTVDDLNVAVLVGALVLVVAVFAVRLSVGTGTPSLLLYLALGVALGEDGLGIQFDDYDLTQVLGYGALVMILAEGGLTTRWASIRQAIAPAALLATLGTAVSVVVVGAVAHWALGVDWATGMLLGAVVSSTDAAAVFSVLRRAPLPHRLGGLLEAESGFNDAPVVIAVVSLTSVLGGESSHGWGFLVFEAGAELVGGAAIGLALGWLGALGLRRVALPASGLYPITVLAVCALAYGLSAEVHTSGFIAVYLAGLVLGNAELPHRPATRGFAEGVGWLAQIGLFVLLGLLVSPSDIPGQVVPALVVGFALLLVARPLSVLVSVSWFKVPVRDQVLLSWGGLRGAVPIVLATVPAAAGVPGTEGVVEMVFVLVVAFTLVQAPTLPWVARRLGISEPAVRDLEVESSPLEEIGADVLQVKVGPGSHLHGLEVFELRLPEGAEVSLLVRDGRARVPTRTTTLQRGDDLLVVAVSGVRELTEERLFALSERGRLAGWTTPGATRVPELRPAPGRDRTVPQRDSQR
- a CDS encoding helix-turn-helix domain-containing protein — encoded protein: MTPSADDDGDRSPAGGAADLDGLVAGVGARVRALRSQRGLTLSELADATGLSASMVSTVERGRTAPSLGTLARLAQGLGVSVASLFAAAPGEGSPVLRAADQIVDTTPGGLVRRLAVFQPDNDVEVYVDEYPPGTSHAARPSQHPGQEYGVLLEGSLEVELGDEVHLVEEGDAVHYEAKQAHLIRNTGGTPARAVWVNVRRL